One region of Mycoplasma zalophi genomic DNA includes:
- a CDS encoding OppA family ABC transporter substrate-binding lipoprotein: MKNLKKFKFLVSGIVLSAAVTVLSASVAAACAKQETVSTAQEKQVPDEAKNNYVKSLGFYKQELQSLSSETDKLVKQYNDKGKTGEENLASRLKTTLEKELTSVNSALTTYGTKNNLTVSEYNEALTKYKELSRKDDKTERETVEFKDLENKFTPLTEQETQKLSTLKAKADKSSEEQKEMEILESKVLYEDAKKLQEVLDNASSNYKKHVLTFNTLVRDINTTSTGGIVTAAQRKTYSYEYNTSNSLSGFDYDGSSAYGSEIQTSKFLQVSLKLLRTTPLNEPELSKTSDDNFKVVTKINKPSFWKYTFEGAKAVVVTLADGTVKVYDNDKIDDLNSQTDSQNSDGTYSSLYVQAFSNDSRSINSKEFLNSLNSIKKLQVVVRETPWVTSNGEKTKYTTKADDYYYSWMRTVLHSQKTRLANGSTQELEQEMNSLLPAGSTTFTKSDTYPNEYVYELYNVKSSDFYDRSKFITNVEGENEYKGQEALTFTPLDDTANILGTELFTSFSDSNDFIAAPSDYIKEKTADKTMEIVSYNETSANSLLQKIKQDTFLSTKVGQFGIFWYGMNPAENTLYAGPYYAEGFRSLKETYKQNPHFFNQEWVNSTESIKVIESIYQQAPVDAGIFDQRQWAKYREGTTTRIPYSSLNQQAKNTINENPVEYGLRSLQSLNRTNFISRLLLQPVPASFEQLEVPTTTNPAQYYSFNDVYAKLMWGSSLREIADGQVKSLDTFIAGTGLQFRTLISAAINWSKYIDALTSQVGKPYLAHLAPDASIAGKDQTSAKLKTVREAYEKVNSLFALNSDLAKIDFGTNVGNEITPANNYDTFKGTSEELAQYKSAGFEQIKAQMKKLLDELYKQNPDFGDQKVKFTYFYPYLNPSNAYLQSTRNAIEVVKALDSRIDTELQTPTNAQEFYRLMWGSGTDFNGWGYDLNTIGSGFDGFSWQGNLIPQLFAIGQSEDLQTKLQTSFPQMVDAAKALVTYANERLAQKKISFGKVDITKLPELLLKYQIQTSTVIDSEGAQTSSGTFSGQFWTNYILNKTNEDLIELAVELSNYLSPAQFDSNQSISSEDFAPFLLQKGYESPLQQSGIEHYADWKIKL; this comes from the coding sequence ATGAAAAATTTAAAAAAATTTAAATTTCTTGTTTCGGGAATAGTATTAAGTGCTGCTGTGACCGTTTTAAGTGCCTCGGTTGCTGCCGCTTGTGCTAAACAAGAAACTGTTTCAACAGCTCAGGAGAAACAGGTTCCAGACGAAGCAAAAAATAATTATGTAAAAAGTTTAGGATTTTACAAACAAGAACTACAATCACTTTCATCAGAAACTGATAAACTAGTAAAACAATACAATGATAAAGGTAAAACTGGTGAAGAAAATTTAGCTTCAAGATTAAAAACCACCCTTGAAAAAGAATTAACCTCAGTAAATAGTGCATTAACAACATATGGAACAAAAAATAATTTAACTGTTTCTGAATATAATGAAGCGTTAACAAAATATAAAGAATTATCAAGAAAAGATGATAAAACAGAACGAGAAACAGTTGAATTTAAAGATTTAGAAAATAAATTTACTCCATTAACAGAACAAGAAACTCAAAAATTATCAACATTAAAAGCTAAAGCAGATAAAAGTTCTGAAGAACAAAAAGAAATGGAAATTTTAGAATCAAAAGTTTTATATGAAGATGCCAAAAAATTACAAGAAGTTTTGGATAATGCATCAAGTAATTACAAAAAACATGTTTTAACTTTCAATACATTAGTGAGGGATATTAACACAACTTCAACTGGTGGTATTGTAACTGCTGCCCAACGTAAAACATATTCATATGAATACAATACTTCAAACTCATTAAGTGGATTTGATTACGATGGTTCATCAGCATATGGATCAGAAATTCAAACTTCTAAATTTTTACAAGTATCATTAAAACTTTTAAGAACAACACCTTTAAATGAACCAGAACTTTCAAAAACTTCAGATGATAACTTTAAAGTTGTCACAAAAATTAATAAACCATCATTCTGAAAATATACATTTGAAGGAGCTAAGGCTGTTGTAGTTACATTAGCAGATGGTACTGTTAAAGTTTATGATAATGATAAAATTGATGATTTAAATTCACAAACTGATTCACAAAATTCTGATGGAACATATTCATCACTATACGTTCAAGCATTTTCAAACGATTCACGTTCAATTAACTCAAAAGAATTTCTAAATAGCCTAAACAGCATTAAAAAGTTACAAGTGGTTGTAAGAGAAACTCCGTGAGTAACATCAAATGGTGAAAAAACAAAATACACCACAAAGGCAGATGACTACTACTACTCATGAATGAGAACAGTTTTACACTCACAAAAAACACGTTTAGCAAATGGCTCAACTCAAGAATTAGAACAAGAAATGAATAGTTTATTACCTGCTGGTTCAACAACATTTACTAAATCTGATACATATCCAAATGAATATGTTTATGAACTTTACAATGTTAAATCATCAGATTTCTACGATAGATCTAAATTTATAACAAATGTTGAAGGGGAAAATGAATACAAAGGACAAGAAGCTCTAACATTTACACCATTAGATGACACAGCAAATATTCTAGGAACAGAATTATTTACATCATTTAGTGATTCAAATGACTTTATAGCAGCACCTAGTGATTACATTAAAGAAAAAACAGCTGATAAAACAATGGAAATTGTTTCATACAATGAAACCAGTGCTAATAGTTTATTACAAAAAATTAAACAAGATACTTTCTTAAGTACTAAAGTTGGTCAATTTGGAATATTCTGATACGGAATGAATCCTGCAGAAAATACACTATATGCAGGACCATATTATGCAGAAGGATTTAGATCACTAAAAGAAACATATAAACAAAACCCACACTTCTTCAATCAAGAATGAGTAAATTCAACTGAAAGTATTAAAGTTATTGAGAGTATCTATCAACAAGCACCAGTAGATGCAGGAATATTTGATCAAAGACAATGAGCAAAATACCGTGAAGGAACAACAACAAGAATTCCTTATTCATCATTAAATCAACAAGCTAAAAACACAATTAATGAAAACCCAGTAGAATACGGATTACGTTCATTACAATCTTTAAACAGAACTAATTTTATTTCAAGATTATTATTACAACCAGTACCTGCCTCATTTGAACAATTAGAAGTTCCAACAACAACAAATCCAGCTCAATATTACTCATTTAATGATGTTTATGCAAAATTAATGTGAGGAAGTTCATTGCGTGAAATAGCAGATGGACAAGTTAAGAGTTTAGATACTTTCATAGCAGGAACAGGATTACAATTTAGAACATTAATTTCAGCAGCAATAAACTGATCAAAATATATCGATGCACTAACTTCACAAGTTGGTAAACCATACTTAGCTCACCTTGCACCAGATGCAAGTATAGCTGGAAAAGATCAAACTAGTGCTAAATTAAAAACAGTTCGTGAAGCTTATGAAAAAGTTAACTCATTATTTGCTTTAAATTCTGACTTAGCAAAAATTGATTTTGGTACAAATGTAGGAAATGAAATTACTCCAGCTAATAACTATGATACCTTCAAAGGAACATCAGAAGAATTAGCTCAATATAAATCAGCTGGTTTTGAACAAATAAAAGCTCAAATGAAAAAATTATTAGATGAATTATATAAACAAAACCCAGATTTTGGAGATCAAAAAGTTAAATTCACTTACTTCTATCCATATTTAAACCCTTCAAATGCTTACTTACAATCAACAAGAAATGCAATTGAAGTTGTTAAAGCTTTAGATTCTCGTATTGATACTGAATTACAAACACCAACAAATGCTCAAGAATTCTATAGATTAATGTGAGGGTCAGGAACTGATTTCAATGGATGAGGATACGACCTTAACACAATAGGTTCAGGATTTGATGGATTTTCATGACAAGGTAATTTAATTCCACAATTATTTGCAATTGGTCAATCAGAGGATTTACAAACTAAATTACAAACTTCATTCCCACAAATGGTAGATGCGGCTAAAGCATTAGTAACATACGCAAACGAAAGATTAGCTCAAAAGAAAATATCATTTGGAAAAGTAGATATAACTAAATTACCTGAATTATTATTAAAATACCAAATACAAACATCAACAGTAATTGATTCTGAAGGAGCTCAAACTTCATCAGGAACATTCTCAGGACAGTTTTGAACAAACTACATATTAAATAAAACAAATGAAGATTTAATTGAACTTGCTGTAGAATTATCAAACTATTTATCACCAGCACAATTTGATTCAAATCAATCAATATCATCTGAAGATTTTGCACCTTTCTTATTACAAAAAGGTTATGAATCTCCATTACAACAAAGTGGTATAGAACATTACGCAGATTGAAAAATAAAACTTTAA
- a CDS encoding ABC transporter permease, protein MSKYILQRIAFAILTLFIISLFSYVLIATFSTTNPFRELAINNKVPNIEQFVKDQEIKYGWDKNVLTQYFTYIGKFLSGDFGFVFNGQNNPFGAEITTMPQLFFKPLKYSIMISLPAFIVSAITGIILGTFAGYKRGTLLDSGINIFVLIFIALPSFIIAPIAINIAINSGLPSTVFKPGDGQPMSVVIKSYLTPIFVVTLGSLAGYTSYTRNQVITVLTSNYVLIAKTKGLSNLEIFRKYVFRNISIPIFSIVFPSYVVLLTGSIIVEVYWNVPGTSQIIAKAFPSGERNVVMFSTLFFTFLSLITEIITDVSYAILDPRIKYSSSSGKNRLAYLQAYIERKKIEKSFLQENLLNKGEADAS, encoded by the coding sequence ATGTCAAAATATATTTTACAGAGGATAGCTTTTGCTATCCTTACATTATTTATAATATCTCTATTTTCATATGTGCTAATTGCAACTTTTAGTACAACAAACCCATTTAGGGAACTTGCAATTAACAATAAAGTTCCAAATATAGAACAATTTGTTAAAGATCAAGAAATAAAATACGGATGAGATAAAAATGTTTTAACACAATATTTTACATATATTGGTAAATTTTTAAGTGGTGATTTTGGTTTTGTTTTCAATGGACAAAATAACCCATTTGGAGCAGAAATAACCACAATGCCGCAACTATTTTTCAAACCACTAAAATATTCAATTATGATATCATTACCAGCTTTTATAGTTAGTGCAATAACAGGAATAATTTTAGGTACTTTTGCAGGATATAAAAGAGGGACATTATTAGATAGTGGAATTAATATTTTTGTATTAATTTTCATTGCATTACCTTCATTTATCATTGCTCCTATCGCAATAAACATTGCAATTAATTCTGGACTTCCTTCAACGGTATTTAAACCAGGCGATGGACAACCTATGAGTGTTGTTATTAAGTCATATTTAACACCTATTTTTGTTGTTACATTAGGATCATTAGCTGGCTATACTTCTTATACACGTAACCAAGTTATAACAGTCTTAACAAGTAATTATGTTCTAATTGCAAAAACAAAAGGATTAAGTAATTTAGAAATTTTTAGAAAATATGTTTTTAGAAATATTTCTATTCCTATTTTTAGTATCGTTTTCCCTTCTTATGTTGTTTTATTAACGGGATCTATTATCGTTGAAGTATACTGAAATGTTCCAGGAACTTCACAAATAATAGCAAAAGCCTTCCCATCAGGTGAAAGAAATGTTGTTATGTTTAGTACCTTATTCTTTACATTTTTATCACTTATAACAGAAATAATTACTGACGTAAGTTATGCAATATTAGATCCACGTATTAAATATTCATCATCAAGTGGAAAAAACAGATTAGCATATCTACAAGCATACATTGAAAGAAAAAAAATAGAAAAATCATTTTTACAAGAAAATTTATTAAATAAAGGAGAAGCAGATGCAAGCTAA
- a CDS encoding ABC transporter permease, with protein MQANEFNNRYNLGTNLQEKIKYVSNPDSLHSSNIAGKPKKMLVEIVKRFFKNPYVTLAFITFIVLLLCSIIIPLTTQYTPNKPINKVDKEFITLLPPQYLQTKSVLLKPNNRIFQTFLDIRNLVKDHADLQPYFQPLLDSFKVGQLQAASESYPVTYNAFIMFDAYLLKIEVSNILLADPSHVFTATEISQIRSTFPVVNTLLGTDVNGYDIWTNSWAATAESIKIALIVATLQTLIGVAIGAYLGFHVGKWIDTIFMRVIEIFLAPPSLIWLLLFVSIMGVSNTALITALVITGWAWPVSGTRMFIITVKDEEYITAAKSIGSSTSRQVFAHALPAIIGKIATSFVQRIPGIILSIASLAFLGFYKNAETANLGQLLLDATPQAPDNFWILLLPSLILLTLSLSLQFIALGVHDALDPKVIKTSKK; from the coding sequence ATGCAAGCTAATGAATTTAATAATCGCTATAATCTGGGAACAAATTTACAAGAAAAAATTAAATACGTAAGCAATCCAGATTCATTACATTCTTCAAACATTGCTGGTAAACCTAAAAAAATGCTTGTAGAAATTGTAAAAAGATTTTTCAAAAACCCTTATGTTACCTTAGCATTTATTACATTTATAGTTTTACTTTTATGTTCAATTATTATTCCTTTAACAACACAATATACACCAAATAAACCTATAAATAAAGTAGATAAAGAGTTTATTACTTTATTACCTCCACAATATTTACAAACAAAATCAGTATTATTAAAACCAAATAACCGTATCTTTCAAACATTTTTAGATATTAGAAATTTAGTAAAAGACCATGCAGATCTTCAACCTTATTTTCAACCTCTATTAGATAGTTTTAAAGTTGGACAATTACAAGCAGCATCAGAAAGTTATCCAGTAACTTACAATGCATTTATAATGTTTGATGCTTATTTATTAAAAATTGAAGTTTCAAATATATTATTAGCTGATCCTTCACATGTTTTCACTGCTACAGAAATTTCTCAAATACGCTCAACATTTCCAGTAGTTAATACACTTTTAGGTACAGATGTTAATGGTTATGACATTTGAACAAATAGTTGAGCAGCTACTGCTGAAAGTATTAAAATAGCATTAATAGTAGCAACTTTACAAACACTTATCGGAGTAGCAATTGGAGCTTATTTAGGATTTCATGTTGGTAAATGAATTGATACAATCTTCATGAGAGTTATTGAAATATTTTTAGCTCCTCCATCATTAATATGATTACTATTATTTGTTTCAATTATGGGAGTTTCAAATACAGCATTAATAACAGCTTTAGTTATAACTGGTTGAGCATGACCTGTTTCAGGAACTCGTATGTTTATAATTACAGTTAAAGATGAAGAATATATAACCGCTGCAAAAAGTATCGGTTCTTCAACATCAAGACAAGTATTTGCGCATGCATTACCTGCAATAATAGGTAAAATAGCAACTAGTTTCGTACAAAGAATTCCAGGAATTATTCTTTCAATTGCATCATTGGCGTTTTTAGGATTTTATAAAAATGCAGAAACTGCAAACTTAGGACAATTACTACTTGATGCAACACCTCAAGCACCTGATAATTTTTGAATCTTATTATTACCTTCATTAATACTACTAACATTATCATTATCACTACAATTTATTGCTTTAGGTGTTCATGATGCTCTAGATCCTAAAGTTATTAAAACATCTAAAAAATAG
- a CDS encoding ABC transporter ATP-binding protein, with amino-acid sequence MKNKQEYDLNIYTEKIETEDTKDTVLDVEDLHVSFKLGKKQLLHIIRGIDLKIKKGQIVGIVGESGSGKSVTSKALINVNERTLTTSKTMSIDDIDLSKFKKEKEWTKIRGSKIGYIPQDPLTSLNPTRKIGKQLLDALNNNPEWKKRSLKDKKEYLIGLLKQFGLRNAEEIFYMYPHTLSGGMKQRVVITMVVALKPLVIIADEPTTALDPTVQASVLALFENIRNTMGISIILISHNISVVAKFCDYIYVMYAGRIVERGTKEEIFTVPAHPYTWALISAVPEDREARLFSIKGTPPDMANLGLGDPFAPRNEYAMEIDFIKEPPLIPISKTHSAATWLLHPDAPKVHLREDLVKRLESFRKVFYKDEQ; translated from the coding sequence ATGAAAAATAAACAAGAATATGATTTAAATATTTATACAGAAAAAATTGAAACTGAAGACACAAAAGACACTGTTTTAGATGTTGAAGATTTACATGTTAGTTTTAAATTAGGTAAAAAACAATTACTACACATAATAAGAGGTATTGATCTTAAAATTAAAAAAGGTCAAATAGTAGGTATAGTAGGTGAATCAGGTTCTGGAAAGTCTGTTACTTCAAAAGCTTTAATTAATGTTAATGAAAGAACTTTAACAACTTCTAAGACAATGTCTATTGATGATATTGATTTATCTAAATTTAAAAAAGAAAAAGAATGAACAAAAATAAGAGGATCAAAAATTGGATATATTCCTCAAGATCCTTTAACATCATTAAATCCAACAAGAAAAATAGGAAAACAATTATTAGATGCACTTAATAATAACCCAGAGTGAAAAAAACGTTCTTTAAAAGACAAAAAAGAATATTTAATTGGTCTTTTAAAACAATTCGGGTTACGTAATGCAGAAGAAATTTTTTACATGTACCCTCACACATTAAGTGGTGGGATGAAACAAAGAGTTGTTATTACCATGGTAGTTGCTCTTAAACCATTAGTCATTATTGCTGATGAACCAACAACAGCATTAGATCCAACAGTTCAAGCATCTGTTTTAGCATTATTTGAAAACATTAGAAACACAATGGGAATTTCAATAATTTTAATTAGTCATAATATTTCTGTTGTTGCTAAATTCTGTGATTACATTTATGTTATGTATGCAGGAAGAATTGTTGAAAGAGGAACTAAAGAAGAAATTTTTACCGTTCCAGCTCACCCTTATACCTGAGCTTTAATAAGTGCAGTTCCAGAAGATAGAGAAGCTAGATTATTTTCAATTAAGGGAACACCACCAGATATGGCTAATTTAGGTTTAGGAGATCCTTTTGCACCTAGAAATGAATACGCAATGGAAATTGATTTTATTAAAGAACCCCCATTGATACCAATTTCAAAAACCCATTCAGCTGCAACATGATTATTACATCCTGATGCTCCAAAAGTCCATTTAAGAGAAGATTTAGTTAAACGTTTAGAATCATTTAGAAAGGTATTTTACAAAGATGAACAATAA